Below is a genomic region from Nitrososphaerota archaeon.
ACCTTCGAGGTTAACAGGATAATTATTGCGCTTATATCAATTCTCATTAACGTCTTCCTCTACCTCTTCCTACGCTATACCAAAGTAGGTCTAGCTATGAGGGCTACTGTCGACCAACCCGAAGGCGCCCAGATTGTTGGAATAAATATCTACACGATCTTTGCCATTTCATTCGGCATAGGCGTCCTACTCGGGGGTTGGTCTGGTATTTTAATAAGCATCTTGTACTCGGCAATAAATCCGTTTATGGGTGTCCCTTACACGCTAATTGCTTTAGTTCTCGTGGTCTTAGCAGGTGTAGGTAGCTTTAAGGGCAATATCGTTGGGGGCTTTATACTAGGATATCTCGCATATTTCACGATGAGGGTAATTCACTCTGCTTTAACTCTCGTCGTCATCTACGCTATTTTAATATTAATACTTCTAGTCAGGCCTAGAGGCCTTTTTGTGAGGTGATGACGTTTGAATAGCGGTAACTCATTGAAATACTATATCCTCATAGGCGTTTTTGCGGTTCTTTCGTGCGCCCCATTCTTTGTATCACCCTACTATTTGGCGATGTTGACGAGTATTTTATGTTGGATCGGATTATCGGTGAGCTGGTACTTCTTTAGCGGTCTCACAAAATATGTATCATTAGGCTCTGCGACCTTTTTTGGAATAGGCGTATACATTACAGCGGTGTTCGGTAGATCTTTACCATTCCCCCTTGTCCTACTTTTAGTTGGTGTAATCGTCTTCCTGTTCGCGTCTGGAATTGGTCTAGTAACTCTAAGGTTGCGTGGGATTTTCTTCGCTATATTTACTTACGGTCTCGCTGAGCTTCTAAACAACATCATATTGTTCTGGGAGATGAAGGTTACTGGGACACGTGGTAGGTTTATCATTACTATGGATGTGTATTACCCAATTCTGTTAATCACGTTTGTAGCGCTTATAACCGTACTACTTTTAATGAGAAGTAATATAGGTCTCGCCCTAAGGATGATTGGAGATTGCGAGGAGGCTGCTATTCATTTCGGCGTGAATACTACTAAGTATAAGATATTGGGTTTCGCCATTAGCAGCTTGTTTATGGGTTTATTAGGTGCAGCTTTTGCACCTAGGTGGGGGTACATAGACTCCGGCATCGCTTTTAATTCACTATACTCCTTTATGCCGGCGATCATGACCCTGTTTGGTGGGGCGCAGATGTTCATTGGTCCTATAGTAGGTGCTGTAATCCTTTCAATTCTAGAGGAATATTTACTCACCACGTTCAAGGACTACTTTATGCTGATCCTTGGATCAATAATGATCGTAGTCATCCTTACTCTACCAGACGGTATAACCGGTAAGCTTCTCAAAAGAGGGGTTAAAGCCCCAAGAACGCCTCCCTAACGTAGCCATTCGTTAGAAGATCTGAGCTCTTTCCTTCTAAAGTCACCTTTCCCACCTCCATCACATAAGCTCTATCCGCCATCTTCAGAGCGTAGTAGATATTCTGCTCCGCCAATAAAATACTGATGCCACGTTCCCTAAGTTTCTCTAAGGTCTTAAAAACTTCAGCAGTCATCTTTGGCGATAAACCCTGTGAAGGCTCGTCTACCAGCAGCAGTTCAGGATTTGACATTAGGCTCCGCGCTATAGCTAACATCCTCTGCTCTCCACCGCTTAAGGTGCTAGCTAGCTGGTTCTCCCTTTCCTTCAATATCGGAAATACTTGACAAACTGTCTCGAGCATCTCCTTTGTCCGACCCTTGGCCCTTGAACCGTATGCTCCTAGTAACAAGTTTTCGCGAACCGAGCAGTTAGCAAACAGTTTTCTGTCTTCGGGCACAAAAGCGACCCCAAGATCTACAATCCGATAAGGCGGTAACCCAGAGATGTTTTTACCTTGAAAATGTATGGTGCCAGAGACTGGTTTAAGCAGCCCAGCTATAGCGCTTAGAAGCGTGGTCTTCCCTGCGCCATTAGAACCGATCAAAGCCACTATTTCACCATTTTTAACGTCGATGGATGCATCCCAGATAACTTGTAGACGACCTCTCATCACGTTTAACTCTCTAACCTCTAACATACGCCTCACCTAGATAAGCTTCTATAACCGATGCATCCTTACTTACTTCATCTGGCTTTCCTTCAGCTATCTTCATTCCTTGGTTAAGTACGAGCACGCGATTTGATAGCTTCATGATTGCGCGCATGTTATGCTCAATTATGAAGATTGTAATACCATCTTCACGTAGATGCTGGATAATGTTGCTCGCTTGAATGGTCTCCTTAGGGTTCAAACCCGCCATCACCTCATCTAATAGCAAAAGTTTAGGCTTTGTAGCTAATGCCCTCGCAATTTCAAGGAGCCTCTGCTCATAGAGAGGTAACTCTGAAGCTAGAACCAACCTCTTATTTGTCAGCGAGAACCTATCAAGTATCTGGTCGATTTCAGATCGGACGTTAGACGAGTTCTTAGATTTACTGCGTCCAAAAATCGAAGCCGCAAGTAGATTTTCATACACGGTCATCTGTGAAAAAGGTTTTGGGGTCTGAAATGTTCTAGCAATACCCATTTTGCAAATTTCATAAGGTTTGAAACCAGTTATGTCCACACCGTCAAATCTAACAGTACCAGATGTAGGGGCGTATTCGCCCGTCACTACATTAAAGAGCGTCGTCTTGCCAGCCCCGTTAGGACCTATCAAACCAAGAATTTCACCATCGTACACACAAAAATCAACATCACGAAGAGCAAGAAGCCCTCCAAACCGCTTGCTTATCCTTATACCTTCCAACAACGCCACTGACCATCACCCCATAACATAAACAGAGATGCAGTAGATGATAGCTCGTGACAACCCGCCGCCCCCCTTGACAAGCGTTTGACTATCTGTCTCCGCAGCCTTATATACTTTGCACAGCAACGACATTTGTTAAAATGCTAAGAAGAAAAGCTCATTATGGTAAAAGCCGCACCTTTTTTCAAAAGATGTCTTATTTTTAGTGTTGCTTCTTAGACGCTGTCAAGACGAGGAGTTTTCTTCGCTCAGAAGTTTCGGTTATGAGCTATTATGCTCTAATATGAAAAATTTGAAGAAAGTTCTTACAAGTCCCAAAAGATATGTTCCTGGCATAAGATGTTGATTCAACTAAGTAGGAGCATCCATAGACCAGTCACCTGAGGCTTTCAGCACGAGAGCGTCTTTAGCCTTTAAGGAGCCCCATTTCTCTACAACCGAATGATTAACGACACCCTTACAGTTTTCAGGAGCGTTATATTAAAATATTTGGTTGGCTTAGCGTAAGGTATGAGCAGTTTTAGAGGAGGGTATGTTGGTAGGATCCTCCGTATAGATCTAACAAGAAAAAAGAGCGTAACTCAACCTCTACCACCTGAATTAGCCTACAACTACATAGGCGGCTACGGGATAGGCGGGAGAATCCTTTACGACGAAGTTCCACCGTGGGTCAGCGCCTTCGATGCAGAGAACCTCCTCATCTTCAGCACAGGCCCAGTCAATGGCACACCAACACCTGTTGCTGGTAGGCACACCGTGGTTGCTAAGTCGCCTTTAACCGGCTTCTTTGGGGACGCTAATGCAGGCGGCTTCTGGGGTGCTGAGCTTAAGGCAGCGGGCTATGATCTACTCATAATATCTGGTAGGGCAGAGAAACCAACATTCATATTCGTCAGAGACGGTGAGGTTAGATTCGGTGATGCTACACCTTACTGGGGCCTTGATGC
It encodes:
- a CDS encoding branched-chain amino acid ABC transporter permease, coding for TFEVNRIIIALISILINVFLYLFLRYTKVGLAMRATVDQPEGAQIVGINIYTIFAISFGIGVLLGGWSGILISILYSAINPFMGVPYTLIALVLVVLAGVGSFKGNIVGGFILGYLAYFTMRVIHSALTLVVIYAILILILLVRPRGLFVR
- a CDS encoding branched-chain amino acid ABC transporter permease, whose protein sequence is MNSGNSLKYYILIGVFAVLSCAPFFVSPYYLAMLTSILCWIGLSVSWYFFSGLTKYVSLGSATFFGIGVYITAVFGRSLPFPLVLLLVGVIVFLFASGIGLVTLRLRGIFFAIFTYGLAELLNNIILFWEMKVTGTRGRFIITMDVYYPILLITFVALITVLLLMRSNIGLALRMIGDCEEAAIHFGVNTTKYKILGFAISSLFMGLLGAAFAPRWGYIDSGIAFNSLYSFMPAIMTLFGGAQMFIGPIVGAVILSILEEYLLTTFKDYFMLILGSIMIVVILTLPDGITGKLLKRGVKAPRTPP
- a CDS encoding ABC transporter ATP-binding protein; the encoded protein is MLEVRELNVMRGRLQVIWDASIDVKNGEIVALIGSNGAGKTTLLSAIAGLLKPVSGTIHFQGKNISGLPPYRIVDLGVAFVPEDRKLFANCSVRENLLLGAYGSRAKGRTKEMLETVCQVFPILKERENQLASTLSGGEQRMLAIARSLMSNPELLLVDEPSQGLSPKMTAEVFKTLEKLRERGISILLAEQNIYYALKMADRAYVMEVGKVTLEGKSSDLLTNGYVREAFLGL
- a CDS encoding ABC transporter ATP-binding protein, producing MLEGIRISKRFGGLLALRDVDFCVYDGEILGLIGPNGAGKTTLFNVVTGEYAPTSGTVRFDGVDITGFKPYEICKMGIARTFQTPKPFSQMTVYENLLAASIFGRSKSKNSSNVRSEIDQILDRFSLTNKRLVLASELPLYEQRLLEIARALATKPKLLLLDEVMAGLNPKETIQASNIIQHLREDGITIFIIEHNMRAIMKLSNRVLVLNQGMKIAEGKPDEVSKDASVIEAYLGEAYVRG